The genomic window GCGGCGACGGGCGACTGGGCGGTCATCGGCCGGGTGCTGCTCGCCCTCCCTCTGCTGACCGTCACGATCCCGAGCGCGATCGTCGTCGGGCTGACGGCGACGGCGCCGGCGATCGGGAACGACTACCAGAACCTCGTGCACAACACGGTGGCTGCGGTGGTCACCATCTGCAGCGGAGCAGTCTTCCCGACGACCATCAATCCGGTGCTCGACGACGTCGCCCAGGTGATGCCGCTGCACCACAGCGTGCTCGCGATACGGGACGTCGTGGCGGGCGCACCGGCGGGCACGTGGCTCGCTCAGCTCGGCCTGGAGCTCGCGGTCGGGGTCGGCTGGGGCGTCACCGGGCTGGTCGTGTACCGATGGTTCGACCACCGCGGGCGGGTCACCGGACGGGGCGCCTTCACCGCGTGAGCGGTGGAGCTCAGATGCTCATGAGCGGCAGGTCGAGGTCGTAGGCGAGCACGATTGCTCGCGCGAGCGCCCGCTCCTGCTCAGTGGTGAGCACGCCGAGGCTCCTCCCGAGCGCAGACGCCGGGATCGTGAGGACGTTGTCGAGACTGATGACGGAGTCATGGTCGAGACCGTTGAGCGGGCCGACCGGGACCTCGCTCGAGAGCCCCTTGATGGTCGAGGTGATCGGCGCGACGGTCACCTTCGTCATGGCCGGTCGCGCCGGCTCGCGAGTGAGGACGACGACGGGCCGCGTCTTGTCGAGGCGGGCGAGGCAGACCTCCCTCACTGGTCAGTCCTCGATCATCGGCTGGGCTCCGGTCCAGGCTACGAGCCCGTCGAGGTCATCGCCGGTGCCCTTCTCACGAAGGAGCTCGGCGTCGCGCTCAGCAGCCCGACGGCGCATCTCGCGCTCGAGCGCCTCGGTCACGATTGAGGCGCGGCTGGGGGCGTCACCGGCGGCCACGGCCTCGTCGAGGAAGCCGACGACGTCATCGGGCAGGCGGACGGCGATCTGAACGGTCATGGGTGCAGCATATCCCAGCGAATCCCGTTTCGGGATGCGACGGGTCGTACCGCCGGCAGCGGACACGGCGAGGCACGCAGGAGCCCCGGTGCGACGATGCTCCCAGCCGTCCCCTGACCAAGGAGCACATCATGACCCGTCGCATCGTCCAGAAGTCCTTCGGCGGGCCGGAGGTCCTCGAGCTCATGGAGTCCGAGCCGCTCACCGCCGTCGACCTCATCGTCGGGCCCGAGCGGTTCACGGACGAGCAGGCGGGTGCCTTCCCGATGGCGGCGACGACCGCCTGGCAGGCCCTCGCGGACACGACGCACGTCTCGGCCGGGGACCGCGTCCTCGTCACTGGCGCCGGCGGCGGTGTCGGGCACATGGCCGTCCAGATCGCCCGCGCCCTCGGCGCGCACGTGACCGCCCTGGCGAGCACCGGCAAGCACGAGTGGCTCCGCTCCATCGGCGCCGACGAGACCCTCGACTACCACGACGACGCGGCCGTCGCCGCCCTGGCCGGCACCGTCGACATGGCCTTCAGCCTGGCCGCACCGTCGCGCGAGACCGCCCTGCGCGCGGTGCGCCGCGGCGGCGAGCTCGTCGGCCTCGGCCTCGGCGCCACGGACCTGCAGCCGGAGGCGGAGGAGGCGGGCGTACGCCTGTCCTCCACCCACGTCCGCACCCAGCGCGAGTGGCTCGAGGCGGTCACCGAGCTGGCCGAGCGCGGTGAGATCACGCCGCTCATCTCCCAGGCCTTCGACCTCACGGCGGCCGCCGAGGCGCACCGCACCGTCGAGGGTGGGCACACGACCGGCAAGATCGTGCTCACGACCGCGCGCTGATCTCGCGCAGCGCACGACGGAGGGCGGGTCCGGTGACGGGCCAACCCTCCGTGCGCTCAGGACCGGGCGTCAGCCCTCGAGGAACTCGTCCGGATCGATGTCGTCCTCGTCGTCGGCTTCGTCCCCGGTCTCCCCGTCCTCGTCCTCGTCGGCTGGGAAGACGTCGATGACCTCGAAGGGGCCGGTGATCCCGACGTCGTCGAGGGCGTCGGCCACGTCGTCGATGAGGTGCGACATCGTCAGCTCCTCGACGGGGCTCGCCGTGGCGCCGAGCGCGTCGACCGCCTCGTCCTCGGCCTCCTCGTCGAGGACGACGGTGGTGAGGTGGAGGGCGTCGAGGCCGGCGGTGGACTCGGCGCGGTCGACCTCGAAGCGCTCGGCGAGGCGGGCCTCGAGCCGCAGCAGGTCCTCGGGGGCGCCGAGGAACCAGCCGTCGACGTCACGGTGGCGGCTCTCCGAGCGCGGTCCCATGAGGAGCCGCCCGAGCACGACGCCGTCGGCGACGTCGTTGACCCGCGAGTCGATGCGCCGGAAGACGTCGACGTGCTCGCCGAGCACCTCGCCGTGGGCGAGGACGTGGGCGAGGCCCCGGACGCCGCGGGCGCTGAGCACGTCGGCGAGGTCCGCGAGCCGCTCGTCGGGGAAGTCCTCGGGCTCGAAGTAGATGGCGTAGGAGGGATCATTGCCGCTGCCGGTGACGCCGAAGCCGGCGTCCTGGGCGATGCGGGCGATCGCGGAGGTCGCCTCCTCCGGCCAGCAGCGGACGACGGCGGCGTTGGCGCCGATGCGACTGATGAAGGCGTGGCGGCGGCCGTCGGCCTCGAAGCGCGCCCAGAGCTCGTCCTCGTGCTCGTTCGCGACGTCGCTCATGGCGGTCCTTCCTGCGGGGGTACCCGCCCACCCTAGCCGCGGGCCGGGACATGGGCGCCCCCGAACAACGAGGAAGCCCGGTCCCTTCCGGGACCGGGCTTCGTGTACCTCTGCGGTGCTAGTAGCGGGGGCAGGATTCGAACCTGCGACCTCCGGGTTATGAGCCCGGCGAGCTACCGAACTGCTCCACCCCGCGTCGGTGATGTGAACACTAGTCGCCCGCCCGCCCGGACTTCAAACCGAGGGAGCGTGCCCTTGCTCACCCGCGCGGAGCGACAGTGCCATCGTCGCGCGAACCATGACCTCCTCGGCAGACCACGACGCCGACGGCGCCGCAGTCTGCCGAGGAGGTCACCTTCTGTCGTGGTCGGCAACGAGGCGGCGGGCGCCGGAGGAGCACCCGCTCCCCCGACGCCCGCCGGTCACCGCTCACTCACTTCTTGAGCTGGTTCTGCGCGTCCACGGCCCGCTGGACGGCGTCGTCGAGGCGCTTCTGCGCCTCGCCGTAGGCAGCCCAGTCGCCCTTCTCGCGGGCCGTGTTCGAGTCGTCCATCGCGGTCTGCGCGTCGGACAGGGCCTGGTCGAGCTGGGCCTGCGCGTCACCGGACGGTGCCGCCGTGGCCGCAGCGCTCGGGGCCGCGGTGGCGCTGGACTGCGCCGTCGCCGCGTCCGTGGGCGCCGCCGTCCCGGAGGTGTCGCCCACCGCGCCGGCCGCCGCGGCCTCCGCGTCCGAGGTGCCGTTGGCCGCCGCGGCGTCGCCGTTGACGACCTCCTCACCGGTGGTCGCACCGGAGTCACCGCCGAAGACCTGGTTGAGGGCCCCGGAGAGCGTGTCGTCGAAGCCGACCTTGTCGCCGAAGGAGACGAGCACCTTGCGCAGCAGGGGGTACTGCGTGCCCGAGGAGGACTGGACGTACACGGGCTGCACGTAGAGCAGGCCGCCGCCGACCGGCAGGGTCAGGAGGTTGCCCTTGATGACCTGGGAGCCCTGCTGGCTCAGCAGGTTGAGGGTCTGGGACGCCGTCGGGTCGGAGTCGAAGGTGTTCTGCACCTGTCCGGGTCCGGAGACGTTCGAGGAGCGCGGCAGCTCGAGGAGCCGCAGCTTGCCGTAGTCCGGGTTCCGCACGCCGGCCTTGCCCGAGGAGGTCTCGGAGTCGACCGCGAGGAAGCCCGTGAGGACGTTCCTGTCGGTGTTGCCGCCGATGATGTAGACGCTGGACAGGGAGAAGCTCGCCTGGTCCTGGTCCGGCATCTTGAGCGTGAGGTAGTACGGCGCCTGCGGCTCGTTGCCGGACTTCGTCGGGTCGTCCGGGACCTTCCAGAAGTCACCGCCCGAGTAGAAGTCTGCGGCGTTGGTGACGTGGTACTTCGCGAGGATCGTGCGCTGGGCCTTGAAGAGGTCCTCCGGGTAGCGCATGTGCGCCATGAGGTCGGCGCTCATCTCGCTCATCGGGGTGATGGTGCCGGGGAAGACCGCGGACCAGGCCTTGAGGACCGGGTCCTCGTCGTCCCACTGGTAGAGCGTGACGGAGCCGTCGTAGGCGTCGACGACGGCCTTGACGGAGTTGCGCACGTAGTTCGACTCGTCCGGGGCGCCCAGCAGCGTGGACTCCTGGTTGGTGCCGTCGGCCGTGACGTCGGAGAGGGACTCGTGCTGCGAGTACGGGTAGTTGTTCGTCGTCGTGTAGCCGTCGAGGATCCAGACGACCCGCTTCGGGGTCTTGGAGTTGCCGTCCGTGTCGACGACGGCCGGGTACGGGTTGCCGTCCAGGGTCAGCCACGGGGCGACCTTGGCGACGCGCTCGGCGGGGTCGCGGTCGTAGAGGATCTGCGAGCCGGAGCGGACCTCGTTGGAGAACAGGATGTTCATCTCCTGGAACTTGGCCGCGTAGAGGAGGCGGTTCCAGGGGTTGGAGATCGACGGGCCGCCGTCACCGGTGAAGGTCGTGTTGACCTGACCGGACTTGGAGGAGTCGTCGGGGTAGTCGAGCTCGCGGGGGCTGCCGCCGTCGTCGCCGCCGACGATCGAGTAGGACGGCGAGTCCTGGCCGAAGTAGATGCGCGGCTCGTAGGTGCCGAGGTCGCCCTGCGAGGGGATGCCGCCCTCCCAGAAGGAGGGGTAGCCGCCGGACGCCACGGTGTTGCCGTAGGCGGTGACGACGCCGTAGCCGTGCGTGTAGACGGTGTGCTCGTTGACCCAGGTGCGCTGCCCGGAGTCGAGGCCGTCGAGGCTGAGCTCGCGCACCGCGATGACGGTGTCGCGCGAGGAGTCCTCGACGTCGTAGCGGTCGACGTTGAGGTTGTTCGCGAAGGAGTAGTACTGCTTGTTCTGCTGCAGCTGGCGGAAGGTCGAGGAGACGAGGTTGGGGTCGAGGAGGCGGATCGACGTCGTCGACTCGGCGTCCTCCTTGAGCTGGCCCGCCTCGGCCGTGGTTTTGGCGTTGTAGCTCGTCGTGTCGACGTCGTCGAGGCCGTAGGCGGCCAGCGTCGCCTTGATGTTGCGCGAGATGTACGGCGACTCGGCGGACTGGGCGTTGGGGTCGACGACGAACTTCTGGATGACCGCCGGGTAGACCGAGCCGATGACGATCGCGGAGACGATCGAGACGACGACGCCGGTCACCGGCAGCTTCCAGGAGCGCGCCCGGATGGAGACGACGAAGAGGACGGCGATGGCCAGGCCGATGGCGGCGAGGATCGCGTTGGCGGGGATGACGGCCTTGACGTCCGCGTAGCCGGCGCCGTCGAACTTCGAGTTCGAGGAGTACAGGGCCGAGTAGCGGCTCAGCCAGTAGCCGCCCGCCTGGAGGACGGAGAAGGTGGCGAGGAAGACCGCCAGGTGCCGCCGCGCCGGGCGAGTGAAGTGCGGGCGCCGGGACACGGAGACCCCGCCGTAGAGGTAGTGGGTCACGAGGCTGGCCACGCCGGCGAAGACGATGACGCGCGAGAGGTAGCCGACGAGCGTCCGGAGCACCGGGAGGATGAAGACGTAGAAGGAGACGTCGATGCCGAACTGCGGGTCCTTCACGCCGAAGGACTGCGAGTGCATCGCCAGGAGGATCTCGCGCCAGCTCGGGACGAGCTCCCAGGCGGCGCCGAGCAGCGCGAGCAGCGCCGGCAGGCCCCAGAGCAGGACGCGGCGCATCGGCTCGATGGCGGTGCGGTAGGACTCGAGGTTGCGGCCGGCCTCGTCGTCGGGCAGGTGGATCTCGCGGTCCTTGTAGGCGCGGGACATCGCGAGGAAGACGGCGGCGAACATGAGGGCGAAGCCGACGACGAAGAGCACCGTCTTCGAGATCCACTCGGTCCAGATGATGCGCGAGAAGCCGAGCTGGTTGAACCAGAGGACCTCGGTCCACGTGTTCGACAGGAAGCCGATGACGAGGGCGAGGGCGACGAGGATCCCGATGGTGAGGGCGAGGGGCCCGGGGCGTCCGCGCTCGGCTCGGGCACCGGCCCCGCCGCGATCGCCTCCGCCGCCGTGGCCGCCGCGCCCGCCGGCGCCGTTGCCGCCCCGGCCGGAGGCGGCCCGCACGGCGCGGGCGGCGTCGGCGCGCTCGCGCACGCCCTCGAAGGGGTTGGATCGGCCTGCGCCGCGCCCCATGCCGAAGACCGCGGCGGGGTCGAAGGCGAAGGGGTTGTCCTCGCCGGCGTCGTCGGCGCCGCGGCGGGCGGAGCGCCCGTCGCGTCCGGTGCGGCCGGAGTCCTCGCTCCGGTCCGCGCGCTCAGCGCGCTCAGCGCGGTCTGCGCGCTCCGCGCTGCCGTGCTCACCCGAGTCGCTGGCGGGCCGCTCGGGCGACCGGCCGGCGTCGGACTGGAAGAAGCCTCCGCGCACACGGTCCTCACGGCTCGTGGCGTCGTCGGAGGAGTGCTCCCCCGCGGCGTCGTCGGGCTGGTCGATGGGCTCGTCGTCGGGCCTGTTCATCACGATCTCGCTCCGTGCTAGGGCCGGTGCGCGGGGCACGCACCGTGTCATCACCGGCACCGGGGCGCCGGTCGCGCTATCGTCCCACAGGTCACGACAGCCACCCAAAAGCCATCCGCTTCCCGGCGCGGGGCCGCGCGGGCGGTTCACGGCGGGCGCAACGCGAGCACCCGCACGGGGCGCGTGGCGGGACCCGCCGCACCCCGGCACGGGTGAGGATGACGGCATGAGCCCCCAGAGCCCCGACTCCTCCGCCGCCCAGCCCGCGCCCCGCTCCAAGCCGCGAGGCGCGCGAGAGAGCGCCCTCGCGCGCGCCGTCGTCGAGCTCGAGGAGCACGTCTCGGGGCTCGGCTGGGACGCCCCCGTCGGCGTCTTCGCCCTCGTGCGCACGGCCGCGGCCCTCGAGACCGACCCCGCCATCGCGGAGATCCTCGACGACGAGGCCCTCGCCGCGGCGCGGAAGGACCCCGAGTCCCTCACCGTCATCGAGCAGGAGGACCTGCCCGGCGCGGCCGACCTCGAGGACCTCCTCGCCCAGCTCGCCTGGCCGGAGTCCGTCGACGGCGTCGCCCTGTCCGTCGAACGGGTCACCCTCCCCGCCCAGGCCGAGGCGGAGGCCGCCGCCATCGAGGCCCCCGAGGAGCGCGTCGCCTACCTCCAGAGCCGCGCCGACCGCGACGACGTCCGGATCGTCGTCGGCGTCCTTCGCTCGGGCGAGTCCTGGTGCGCGATCCGCGCCCGCTCCAAGGACCACGAGCGCTCCGTCGCCCAGGGCGACACGCTCGTCCCGGGGCTCATCAACGCCCTGCGCGCCACCCTGCTCTGAGTCCCGGCGGGGTGCGTCCCCCGCGCCCCGGCACGACGAACGGCCGCCCGACGCTCCTCCTCGAGGAGCGCCGGGCGGCCGTTCGCGTCAGGCGGGCTCGGCCCGTGCGATCAGACGGTGGGCGCCGGGCTCCCGCCCTCGTCGTCCGCGTCGCCGTCCTCATCCGAGGAGGCACCGTCGGCGGCGGCGTCCCCGAGGCCCTCGGGGCTGTTCTCGTCGGCCTCCTGGGCGCCGTCGGCGTAGCCAAGGGTGCCGTCCAGGAGCGAGGCGAGGTCGTCGTCGATCTCGGAGTCGAGGTCCTGCGCGGCGCGCCGCATCGCGAGGAAGTCTTCCGGGTTGGCGAGCTCGGACGGCGTCGGCATGACGTCGGGGTGCTGCCAGAAGGCGTCGCGCTCGGCGTCCCCGACCTCCGCACCGATCGTCTCCCAGAGCTGAGCCGCCTCGCGCACGAGGCGCGGGCGGAACTCGAGGCCGATGAGGCGGGCGAAGACCTGCTCGGCGGCGCCGCCCTGGAGACGGCGACGGCGCACCATCTCGCGCAGGGCGACGGCCCGGGGCAGGTGCGGGATCGTGGCGCGGGCGGTGACGACCTCGACCCAGCCCTCGACGAGCGCGAGCAGCGTCTCGAGCCGCTCGAGGGCCTCGGCCTGGGCCTCGGTCTCCTGCGGGGCGAACATGCCGCCCTCGAGGGCCGCGCGCAGGGCCTCGGGGTCGTTGGGGTCGACCTGGGCGACGGCCTCCTCGACGGCGTCGGTGTCGATGGTGATCTCGCGGGCGTAGGTCTCCACGGCCGCCATGAGCTGGCTGCGCAGCCACGGCACGTGGGCGTAGAGGCGGGCGGCGGCGGCCTCGCGCACGGCGAGGAACATGCGGACCTGGTCCTCGTCGGCCTCAAGCCCCTCCGCGAAGGCCGTGACGTTGGCGGGAACGAGCGCCGTGCCCGGCTCACGGGTGAGGGGCAGGCCGACGTCGGTGGCGGAGACGGACTCGCCGCCGAGCTGTCCGATGGCCTGACCGAGCTGGAGCCCGAAGGCCGTGCCCGCCATGGACCGCATGATCTTCGACAGGGCGCCCATCTGCTGGGTGGCCTGCGCCATCTCCGGCGGGAGCTGCTTCATCTGGCGCTCGAGCGCGCCGGCCAGGGCTGTCGTCGCCGCCTCGGCGACCGGGGCGACGACCTCCTTCCACACGGGCAGGGTGCGCTCGACCCACGTGGAGCGGCTCCAGGCCTCGCGCCCGCCCGGGGCCGGCATGAGGTCGGTGGCAGTGTCGAGCCAGAGGTCCGCCACGGACAGGGCCTGGCGGACCTGGTCGGCGGACCCGGAGGTGATGGTCGGGTCGCCGGTGGCGCGGGCGGTCTGGAGGACGAGGTCCTGCCCCATCTGCCAGTTGACGGGCTCGTCGGAGGAGGCTGCGAACAGCTGCTGGAGCTGGGCGCGCATCGCCATGAGCTGGCCGGGGCTCAGCTCGGACAGGTCGCCCATCCCACTCATGCGGGCGAGCTGGCTGGGGTCGACGCCGGAGGAGCGCAGGGCGTCGACGGCGTCACCCGCCATCTGGGGGCCGAACATCGAGGAGAGCAGCTCCTCGATCTCGTCGAAGGGGTCCTCGCTCATGGGTCCTCCCGGGCCTCGGGGTCTGGTGGGGCGCCCGGTCGTCCGGGTCCCTCAGGGAACAGGAGGATCGTGCCACGCATTCCTGAGCGGGAGCCGTGCGACGCCCGGGAGCGGGTGCGGCGCGCGGACCGGCTGCGGGCTCAGGACGGAGGGTGCCCCACAATGTCCCCCGTGACGCAGCACAGCCCCAGCCCCGACCAGCAGCCCGGTGACGCCACGGGGAGCGGTGACCCGGCCGAGGGCGCCGCGGCCGACTCCGCGTCCGCCGACTCCGCGTCCGCCGACGGCGCGGTGACCGGGCGCGGATCGCTGCGCCGGCACCGCCGTCGGCAGCTGACCGCCCTCGGCGCAGGGGTCGCGGTCGCGTCCCTGGCCGTGGCCGGCGCGACGGTGCCGATCAACAAGGTCATCGAGGCGCCCGGCCCGACGTGGAACGTCCTGGAGGGCTCGACGAGCTCGGGAGGCACGAGCGCGTCCTCGACGGGGACGGCCTCGAGCAGCGCCTCGGGCACCGCCTCGTCGGGCTCCTCCGCGAGCGCCTCGGCCTCCGATTCCTCCGCGATCCTCTCGGTGACGGGCACGCGCACCTACGCCGCCGACGGCGCCCTGCGGATGACGACCGTCTCCGTCATGGGCTGCCCCGGGTACAAGGTCACGGCCTTCGACCTCATCGGCGCGTGGCTGCACTCCGACCGCAGGGTCCTGGACCGCGACGCCGTCTGCCCCTCCTCGATGACCGCCGAGCAGGTCGACGCCGTCAACCAGGCCGAGATGACGAGCTCGCAGGACTCCGCCGTCGTCGCGGCCCTCATGGAGACCGGGCTCGCCAAGTCGATGGTCCTCACCATCGCGCAGGTCGCGGACGGGCAGAAGGACTCCGGCCTCAAGACCGGCGACGTCATCACCTCCGTCACCCCCGACGGCGGGGCGACGACGACGATCACCACCTACGCGCAGCTGCACGACCTCATGCAGACGATTTCCGAGGGCACGAAGGTCACCGTCGGGGTCACCCGCGACGGGAAGGCGACCTCGGCGGCGCTCACCACCCTCGCCCCGTCGAGCGGCGAGCAGACGAGCGGCTCGATGCTGGGCGTGGCCCTGTCCGTGCGGGCTGACTCCGACGTCGACGCGACCTTCGGCCTCTCCGACGTCGGCGGACCGAGCGCCGGCACCATGTTCGCCCTCGGGATCATCGACGAGGTGACCCCGGGCGACCTCACCGGCGGCAAGGACATCGCGGGCACCGGCACGATCAGCGTGTCCGGCGAGGTCGGCGCGATCGGCGGCATCCAGCAGAAGATGGCCGGCGCGAGGGCCTCGGGCTCGGACTACTTCCTGTCCCCGGCCTCCAACTGCGACGAGGTCGTCGGCCACGAGCCGGACGGCATGAGCGTCTACGCCGTCTCCACGCTCCACGAGGCCGTCGAGACGGTCGAGGCGATCGCCGACGGCAAGACCTCGGGTCTTCAGACCTGCGAGGCGGTCCAGGCGGAGGCGAGCGGGACGGCGTCGCCAAGCGCCGGCGCGTCCGCGACGCGCTGAGTTCTCCACAGGCGCTGGTCGGCCCCTCGCGCACGGCGCCACCCGGGTGCGAGGCTCACAGCGGCCGCCTCCCCGCTCCCCCGACCCGGCGGCCGGGAGGTTCCCGTGCGTCTGAGAGGCCAGTCCCCCGTCCTGTGGCGCTCCGAGGGCTCGAGCCAGGTCGGCTCGGAGCCCGGCCTCGCGCTCGTCGTCGACGGTCTCGACGGTCCTGCGCAGCGCTTCCTCGACCGGCTGCCCGTGGAGGAGGCCGACGCCGGTCCCGGCTGGGTGCGGCTCGCCGCCCGCTGGGCGGGGCTCGCCCTCGAGGACGCCGAGCACCTCGTCGCCGACCTCGAGAGCTCCGGAGCCCTCACGCGCTCGGAGACCCCGCGGACCGCCGACGAGCGCTACTGGGACCTCCTGTGCGAGGAGCCGAGGGCGCGGAGCCGGTCACTCACGGAAGCCGTCGTCGGTCTCATCGGCTCCGGGGACCTCGCGCTCGAGGTGGCCTGCCTGCTGGAGGAGGCCGGGGTCGGCTCGGTCCTCGCGCACGACCCGCCGCTGGCGGCGTGGCTCGAGGAGCACCGGCCGGGGCTCGCGGTCCGCGCGCCGGCGGCGACGGTCCCCGACCTGGTCGTCACTCTGGAGGCGCACGTCATCGATCCGGTGCGGGCGCGGGCTCTCGCGCAGGCGGGCGCGCCCCAGCTCCCGGTGACGATCCGGGCGGCGAGCGTGCGCGTGGGCCCGGTCCTGGGCCCGGGCGCTCCGGTGTGCCACGTCTGCCTCGACCTGGCGGAGCGGGACGCGGACCCGGCCTGGCCGGCGGTGGCGACGCAGCTGCGGATGACGCCCGCGCCGCCGACCGAGCGGCTGCTCCTCCACCAGTCGGCGGCCCTGGCCTCGAGGGCGGTGCTGGACGCCCTGCTGGGCGAGCCGTGGTGGGGTCGGAGCATCGAGATCAGCGGACGCGACGCCGTCGGCCTCGAGCGGGAGTGGGATCCGCACCCCGAGTGCCTCTGCTCCTCGGGGCTCGAGGTCGCCGACTCCTGACGGCCCCCTACTGCGCGTCGGCGTCGAGACCGCCGTGCTCGCGCACGATGCGCAGGACGTCGGTCCCGTACTCCTGGAGCTTGACGGCACCGATGCCGCGGATGAGGGAGAGCTGCGGCAGCGCCGTCGGCTTGACGACGGCCACCGAGCGCAGGGTCGCGTCCGCCAGCACCGTGTAGGCGGGCTTGGAGCGCTCCTTGGCGACCCCGGCTCGCCAGGCCCGCAGCTCCTCGAAGAGCGCGACGGTGGAGGGGTCGTTCTCCTCCTCGAACTCGGCGGCGAGCTGCTTGGAACGGGCGCGCTGGCTCGTGCCCGTCGAGCGGGTGCGCGACGCGACGACGCCTGGGTCGTCGGCGGGCCAGATGCCGTCGAGGAAGCGAGAGGGCTTGCGCGAGGCGCGGCCGCCCACGTTGCGGGCGCGCGCGTAGGAGATGACGAGGTGCTCTCGGGCGCGCGTGACGCCCACGTAGAGCAGGCGGCGCTCCTCCTCGATGGCGTCGGGGCCCTCTGCCAGTGAGATGGGCAGAAGCCCCTCGGAGGCGCCGATGAGCAGGACCGCGTCCCACTCCAGGCCCTTGGCAGCGTGGAGGGAGGACAGGGTGACGCCCTCGACCGTGGGGGCGTTCTGGGAGTCGGCGCGCTCCTGGAGCTCGGTGACGAGGCCGTCGAGGTCCGCGCCGCGCTGCTTGGCGAGGTCGTCGGCGAGCTCGACGATCGCGTTGAGGGAGTCCCAGCGCTCGCGCACGGCGCCGCGGGCGCTCGGCGGCTCCTCGTTCCAGCCCTCGCGGGACAGGACCATCCGGGCGTCCTGGCCGAGGTCCCCGGTGAGGCTGGCTCGCTCGGTGCGGGCGGCGGCGCGCAGGACCACCATGGCGCGCT from Actinomyces radicidentis includes these protein-coding regions:
- a CDS encoding type II toxin-antitoxin system PemK/MazF family toxin, yielding MREVCLARLDKTRPVVVLTREPARPAMTKVTVAPITSTIKGLSSEVPVGPLNGLDHDSVISLDNVLTIPASALGRSLGVLTTEQERALARAIVLAYDLDLPLMSI
- a CDS encoding NADP-dependent oxidoreductase, whose product is MTRRIVQKSFGGPEVLELMESEPLTAVDLIVGPERFTDEQAGAFPMAATTAWQALADTTHVSAGDRVLVTGAGGGVGHMAVQIARALGAHVTALASTGKHEWLRSIGADETLDYHDDAAVAALAGTVDMAFSLAAPSRETALRAVRRGGELVGLGLGATDLQPEAEEAGVRLSSTHVRTQREWLEAVTELAERGEITPLISQAFDLTAAAEAHRTVEGGHTTGKIVLTTAR
- a CDS encoding UPF0182 family protein; translated protein: MNRPDDEPIDQPDDAAGEHSSDDATSREDRVRGGFFQSDAGRSPERPASDSGEHGSAERADRAERAERADRSEDSGRTGRDGRSARRGADDAGEDNPFAFDPAAVFGMGRGAGRSNPFEGVRERADAARAVRAASGRGGNGAGGRGGHGGGGDRGGAGARAERGRPGPLALTIGILVALALVIGFLSNTWTEVLWFNQLGFSRIIWTEWISKTVLFVVGFALMFAAVFLAMSRAYKDREIHLPDDEAGRNLESYRTAIEPMRRVLLWGLPALLALLGAAWELVPSWREILLAMHSQSFGVKDPQFGIDVSFYVFILPVLRTLVGYLSRVIVFAGVASLVTHYLYGGVSVSRRPHFTRPARRHLAVFLATFSVLQAGGYWLSRYSALYSSNSKFDGAGYADVKAVIPANAILAAIGLAIAVLFVVSIRARSWKLPVTGVVVSIVSAIVIGSVYPAVIQKFVVDPNAQSAESPYISRNIKATLAAYGLDDVDTTSYNAKTTAEAGQLKEDAESTTSIRLLDPNLVSSTFRQLQQNKQYYSFANNLNVDRYDVEDSSRDTVIAVRELSLDGLDSGQRTWVNEHTVYTHGYGVVTAYGNTVASGGYPSFWEGGIPSQGDLGTYEPRIYFGQDSPSYSIVGGDDGGSPRELDYPDDSSKSGQVNTTFTGDGGPSISNPWNRLLYAAKFQEMNILFSNEVRSGSQILYDRDPAERVAKVAPWLTLDGNPYPAVVDTDGNSKTPKRVVWILDGYTTTNNYPYSQHESLSDVTADGTNQESTLLGAPDESNYVRNSVKAVVDAYDGSVTLYQWDDEDPVLKAWSAVFPGTITPMSEMSADLMAHMRYPEDLFKAQRTILAKYHVTNAADFYSGGDFWKVPDDPTKSGNEPQAPYYLTLKMPDQDQASFSLSSVYIIGGNTDRNVLTGFLAVDSETSSGKAGVRNPDYGKLRLLELPRSSNVSGPGQVQNTFDSDPTASQTLNLLSQQGSQVIKGNLLTLPVGGGLLYVQPVYVQSSSGTQYPLLRKVLVSFGDKVGFDDTLSGALNQVFGGDSGATTGEEVVNGDAAAANGTSDAEAAAAGAVGDTSGTAAPTDAATAQSSATAAPSAAATAAPSGDAQAQLDQALSDAQTAMDDSNTAREKGDWAAYGEAQKRLDDAVQRAVDAQNQLKK
- a CDS encoding PPA1309 family protein, whose translation is MSPQSPDSSAAQPAPRSKPRGARESALARAVVELEEHVSGLGWDAPVGVFALVRTAAALETDPAIAEILDDEALAAARKDPESLTVIEQEDLPGAADLEDLLAQLAWPESVDGVALSVERVTLPAQAEAEAAAIEAPEERVAYLQSRADRDDVRIVVGVLRSGESWCAIRARSKDHERSVAQGDTLVPGLINALRATLL
- a CDS encoding zinc-dependent metalloprotease, which encodes MSEDPFDEIEELLSSMFGPQMAGDAVDALRSSGVDPSQLARMSGMGDLSELSPGQLMAMRAQLQQLFAASSDEPVNWQMGQDLVLQTARATGDPTITSGSADQVRQALSVADLWLDTATDLMPAPGGREAWSRSTWVERTLPVWKEVVAPVAEAATTALAGALERQMKQLPPEMAQATQQMGALSKIMRSMAGTAFGLQLGQAIGQLGGESVSATDVGLPLTREPGTALVPANVTAFAEGLEADEDQVRMFLAVREAAAARLYAHVPWLRSQLMAAVETYAREITIDTDAVEEAVAQVDPNDPEALRAALEGGMFAPQETEAQAEALERLETLLALVEGWVEVVTARATIPHLPRAVALREMVRRRRLQGGAAEQVFARLIGLEFRPRLVREAAQLWETIGAEVGDAERDAFWQHPDVMPTPSELANPEDFLAMRRAAQDLDSEIDDDLASLLDGTLGYADGAQEADENSPEGLGDAAADGASSDEDGDADDEGGSPAPTV
- a CDS encoding PDZ domain-containing protein: MSPVTQHSPSPDQQPGDATGSGDPAEGAAADSASADSASADGAVTGRGSLRRHRRRQLTALGAGVAVASLAVAGATVPINKVIEAPGPTWNVLEGSTSSGGTSASSTGTASSSASGTASSGSSASASASDSSAILSVTGTRTYAADGALRMTTVSVMGCPGYKVTAFDLIGAWLHSDRRVLDRDAVCPSSMTAEQVDAVNQAEMTSSQDSAVVAALMETGLAKSMVLTIAQVADGQKDSGLKTGDVITSVTPDGGATTTITTYAQLHDLMQTISEGTKVTVGVTRDGKATSAALTTLAPSSGEQTSGSMLGVALSVRADSDVDATFGLSDVGGPSAGTMFALGIIDEVTPGDLTGGKDIAGTGTISVSGEVGAIGGIQQKMAGARASGSDYFLSPASNCDEVVGHEPDGMSVYAVSTLHEAVETVEAIADGKTSGLQTCEAVQAEASGTASPSAGASATR
- a CDS encoding thiamine biosynthesis protein ThiF — encoded protein: MRLRGQSPVLWRSEGSSQVGSEPGLALVVDGLDGPAQRFLDRLPVEEADAGPGWVRLAARWAGLALEDAEHLVADLESSGALTRSETPRTADERYWDLLCEEPRARSRSLTEAVVGLIGSGDLALEVACLLEEAGVGSVLAHDPPLAAWLEEHRPGLAVRAPAATVPDLVVTLEAHVIDPVRARALAQAGAPQLPVTIRAASVRVGPVLGPGAPVCHVCLDLAERDADPAWPAVATQLRMTPAPPTERLLLHQSAALASRAVLDALLGEPWWGRSIEISGRDAVGLEREWDPHPECLCSSGLEVADS